The genomic stretch tacatttgtttggtgatctgaaacatttaagtgacaaacatgcaaaaaataagaaatcagcaaggaggcaaacactttcacaccacagtaGATAACTCTGGCAACTAAATATCCCAAATATGgtcacattgtgcaggtgttgtGGGTCACTCTGCTCAAGCAGCGTCTCTATGCAAATTAAGCATCCAGGTGTGTTCTTACCGTCACTTGCTCCTTTTTCACTTGCTCGGTTTTCTCTTTTTCAAGAGCGTCCACACGTGTCGTCAGAACCTGCAGGTGAACATGTTGTGGGTCACTCGACTCAAAGCAGCGTCTCTTTATGCTAATTAAGCATCCAGGTGTGTTCTTACCGTCACTTGCTCCGttttctccttctcctttttCACTTGCTCCGTTTTCTCTCTTTCAAGAGCGTCCACACGTGTCGTCAGAACCTGCAGGTGAACATGTTGTGGGTCACTCGACTCAAAGCAGCGTCTCTTTATGCTAATTAAGCATCCAGGTGTGTTCTTACCGTCACTTGCTCCGTTTTCTCCTCCTTTTTCACTTGCTCCGTTTTCTCTCTTTCAAGAGCGTCCACACGTGTCGTCAGAACCTGCAGGTGAACATGTTGTGGGTCACTCGACTCAAAGCAGCGTCTCTTTATGCAAATTAAGCATCCAGGTGTGTTCTTACCGTCACTTGCTCCGttttctccttctcctttttCACTTGCTCCGTTTTCTCTCTTTCAAGAGCGTCCACACGTGTCGTCAGAACCTGCAGGTGAACATGTTGTGGGTCACTCGACTCAAAGCAGCGTCTCTTTATGCAAATTAAGCATCCAGGTGTGTTCTTACCGTCACTTGCTCCGttttctccttctcctttttCACTTGCTCCGTTTTCTCTCTTTCAAGAGCGTCCACACGTGTCGTCAGAACCTGCAGGTGAACATGTTGTGGGTCACTCGACTCAAAGCAGCGTCTCTTTATGCTAATTAAGCATCCAGGTGTGTTCTTACCGTCACTTGCTCCGttttctccttctcctttttCACTTGCTCCGTTTTCTCTCTTTCAAGAGCGTCCACACGTGTCGTCAGAACCTGCAGGTGAACATGTTGTGGGTCACTCGACTCAAAGCAGCGTCTCTTTATGCTAATTAAGCATCCAGGTGTGTTCTTACCGTCACTTGCTCCGttttctccttctcctttttCACTTGCTCCGTTTTCTCTCTTTCAAGAGCGTCCACACGTGTCGTCAGAACCTGCAGGTGAACATGTTGTGGGTCACTCGACTCAAAGCAGCGTCTCTTTATGCAAATTAAGCATCCAGGTGTGTTCTTACCGTCACTTGCTCCGTTTTCTCCTCCTTTTTCACTTGCTCCGTTTTCTCTCTTTCAAGAGCGTCCACACGTGTCGTCAGAACCTGCAGGTGAACATGTTGTGGGTCACTCGACTCAAAGCAGCGTCTCTTTATGCTAATTAGGTATCCTGCTGTGGTCTTTTTACCTCAACTTGCGCAATTTTTGCTACTCCATCAATCTTCTCCACAAGTGTGTTCAGATTCTGCATGGTTGCTGCTTGTGTTTCAACCGTACGGGTCACATTCTGCACAAAGACACGCTTTGAATAAATACTCAGCACTCGCTTGTCCACGAGTGTAAAAATAGTATCCAGgtgttcatacccaactacggaggtgctaatggaaggagaggattaaaccaactcctcccagtcttagtgtaaggaaccaataggaggagggcattggcacaccaattccgcccactcttactgtattgaAGGcttaggctaccagcacttgttggttcgctgacaaagctcttcggatgaggagcgaaacgtccgacaccttcttcacagaagtacagatgacgtctcaagaagcctttccctcactggacaactcctgtacgactgagagcctacacagacagtATCTAGGTGTGTTTTTACCTCAATGTGGACGATAGCTGCTGCTGTTTCATCAAGCTCATCCACACGTGTCACCAGTTTCTTCAAGAGGGTCTGGGGTCAGTACCGTGCATGCACATGAAGCAGCCATGAGTGTTCTGGGGTCAGTACCGTGCATGCACATGAAGCAGCCATGTGTGGTCTTACCTTCAACTCATCCATGTCCTGTTTCATTGTTGTCAGTTGCTGCAGGAGGTTTTGTTCTGGGGTATCAGTGGCCTGGGTGCTTTGTGCCGCGGCGGCGGAGTCCCACGGCCAAGACAGGTTAGGCCACGCCGTCGCCACGGCGATCAAGATGAGCGGAGTGACCAAGAAGAAGCCCGGGTGGACGGGATTTTGTGGCTTCTTCTTGCGGGCGTGTGGGCCTTTCAGCTTCCTCTGCATGTCGCAAGTTCTTCTGTGATCTGGGAACTGATCAGTAAGTTATTTCCAGTCCATAATCAATGAGGGAGAATATGGAATTACCACTCAGGCTAAACACTTTAGTGCTCAGTCAGTCAGAAGTATTGGGTCCCAACGTTTTGCAGCGAGGCCCACATAGGGAACGttcaaaggatgcaagggccgctttgatgTGTTGATGCTAAGGagttctatatactgtatatctgcttTAAGTGAACAAGCTCTTTTTTGGTCCCCAAACAATGATCTTTGTCAATAGTAAGATCATGACTTCACTGCCAGaagatttgactttattcttttataaCCAACCTGCagtttgcttctcataaaatgacatgctTTTCTCatcagtttattctcgtaaaattgcaacttttttctctgaacagTCCAGTGAGGTCCATGTGGCCCATCACACATGAAACTGGCCAACTCTGGTCTGGAAAATAAGAGCTGTTTGGaatgtttctcctaatattttggtttggtttagtttatttgaacatgaaggttccaatggaatacatcccatgaatcatcctttcatagttccacatgtccaaaaggagcaggaagaagcaaagctaatttaatcctaccccccatctattccacaccTAGTACAGtacctgttgttcacttcctgcattccatgtcatgttttctataagaatcagaataatacataataaataacagtattATTTGGACTTTAGTCTTGTGAAATTGCAGCTGTTCTGTTgacttctgctgtttttcttcaaaatCTTGTAAATGGTCTCGTACCATGACTTTAATCATGTCCTATGTCAAATCGGAACAGTTTTCCAAAAAGTCAGTGGGGTACTCCATTCACTGGCAGATGTGCAGCTTGTTCCCGTCAACAGCGTATTTTCTCAGCAACACCAGTTCAGACTTACCAGTTGGCTGTGAGGACTTCTCTGCTGCTTCcaattgcttgtgtgtgtctgcttCTCCTGCAGCTCACAACCAGCCAACGTGTATTCTTTATATCAAGCATGTCATAGAGTCATTTAAAAGGTATGAAAGGGACGCATCACAGTCATAAAAGTCATAAAGGGGACGTGTCATGGggcatcattatcatcatcagctTTAATCCTATTAGCGATGGCGTCTGGTGTTTATGAACAAGATGTTTCCAGGTCATTCCCAAGCCACCGTGCAAAGTGAATGAAAACAGTCCACAGCAAGCATATTATATGTAATATCCAGCAGCACTTGGGGGCCCACGGCAAAGCcagccctccacatccttgtacGGCACTGACCAGTTTTATTCTCATCTTTGTCCCTGCTTCTGCAGAATCAGCTAGCTGAGTATTTGATGAAAGGAGGGATTACTTCTTGACATAGGCTgcctcgacatgaaataacaccttacACTCCGATtaccaatgtagtagacattaaaagagaaaataagacatgtaagacattaaaaaaatgtttaggaccttctaaatgcactttttaacattattagagccctctagacatgtaataacacccctatagtcaactttacattcctattacccaatatagtagacatacgaggaaataagacatagtaaacctgtttacaaccttctaaatacactgaacattattagagcccttgacatgaaataacacccctatagtcacctttacacccctattactaACGTAGTAGACATttataaaagagaaaaaatttCATTTACAACATTGTAAACAGGCTTTTTATGAACATTATTTGAGTCCTCTGGGcgtgaaataatacccctatagtcctttttttttgtcctgtccagcctttaaggcagatagaattgtagatctaaatgccctcacgtgctcaacagatttactctgccagggaaaagtgtgagatacgcttcccctgttatacagaatttatttgacttagatgcttgttatgatgcaaatttggagcgaccggaccggagcagaagggggggggggggataagaggggtacaacaaaaaagaacagagacaaggacaacagcagcaacaacatttgtgacaacaataagaagaacagaaacaaacagaactacatcagcaaatgtctgtgacgactataaagaccctgacggaaaggacagaataatatcaacaaccacaatgacaatactgcattgaaacagtcacacataatagtagtcatgaaatgatgaactatgatagtgatcacaatgacaagaaCTGTAATGcaaatcattgtaaaaactatcatcatattgccgacatcaccatcgctgtaataaaagcaacaacataacataacagccTGGTTAACTCTGTGAGTACGtaaatgtggggaagtacgtgtgtactgtgagtgtgcatgtgtacgtgtgtacaggtatgtcTGGATGTGTGCAAGactttccattccattccattccattttcctccgcttatccgggtccgggttgcaggggcagcagtctcagtagggaagcccagacttcccggtccccgaccacctcctccagctccaccgggaggacaccaaggcgttcccaggccagctgtgagacataatccctccagcgtgtcctgggtcttcccctgggtcttccccgctaccctacgaagaaaactcatttcagccgcttggatccacgatctcgttctttcggtcatgacccaaagctcatgaccataagtgagggtgggaacatagatcgaacggtaaattgagagctttgccttccggctcagctctctcttcaccacgacggtccagtacagcgaccgcattactgcagacgctgcgcc from Dunckerocampus dactyliophorus isolate RoL2022-P2 chromosome 5, RoL_Ddac_1.1, whole genome shotgun sequence encodes the following:
- the LOC129181299 gene encoding trichohyalin-like isoform X1, with the translated sequence MDDHRRTCDMQRKLKGPHARKKKPQNPVHPGFFLVTPLILIAVATAWPNLSWPWDSAAAAQSTQATDTPEQNLLQQLTTMKQDMDELKTLLKKLVTRVDELDETAAAIVHIENVTRTVETQAATMQNLNTLVEKIDGVAKIAQVEVLTTRVDALEREKTEQVKKEEKTEQVTVLTTRVDALEREKTEQVKKEKEKTEQVTVLTTRVDALEREKTEQVKKEKEKTEQVTVLTTRVDALEREKTEQVKKEKEKTEQVTVLTTRVDALEREKTEQVKKEKEKTEQVTVLTTRVDALEREKTEQVKKEEKTEQVTVLTTRVDALEREKTEQVKKEKEKTEQVTVLTTRVDALEKEKTEQVKKEQVTGLTTRVTTLEAAASRVAFSAMIKDNNEFKSGEKVIFSEVWTNVGDDYDESTGIFKARIGGLYFFTVTIHTHGGDIELHVYKNEEQMTYMYNPTKGYHGSETNSLVMQLKIGDIVYVKADDYRVKSNTLQSMFSGFLIHRM
- the LOC129181299 gene encoding inner centromere protein-like isoform X4; amino-acid sequence: MDDHRRTCDMQRKLKGPHARKKKPQNPVHPGFFLVTPLILIAVATAWPNLSWPWDSAAAAQSTQATDTPEQNLLQQLTTMKQDMDELKTLLKKLVTRVDELDETAAAIVHIENVTRTVETQAATMQNLNTLVEKIDGVAKIAQVEVLTTRVDALEREKTEQVKKEEKTEQVTVLTTRVDALEREKTEQVKKEKEKTEQVTVLTTRVDALEREKTEQVKKEKEKTEQVTVLTTRVDALEREKTEQVKKEKEKTEQVTVLTTRVDALEREKTEQVKKEKEKTEQVTVLTTRVDALEREKTEQVKKEKEKTEQVTVLTTRVDALEKEKTEQVKKEQVTGLTTRVTTLEAAASRVAFSAMIKDNNEFKSGEKVIFSEVWTNVGDDYDESTGIFKARIGGLYFFTVTIHTHGGDIELHVYKNEEQMTYMYNPTKGYHGSETNSLVMQLKIGDIVYVKADDYRVKSNTLQSMFSGFLIHRM
- the LOC129181299 gene encoding uncharacterized protein LOC129181299 isoform X2 encodes the protein MDDHRRTCDMQRKLKGPHARKKKPQNPVHPGFFLVTPLILIAVATAWPNLSWPWDSAAAAQSTQATDTPEQNLLQQLTTMKQDMDELKTLLKKLVTRVDELDETAAAIVHIENVTRTVETQAATMQNLNTLVEKIDGVAKIAQVEVLTTRVDALEREKTEQVKKEEKTEQVTVLTTRVDALEREKTEQVKKEKEKTEQVTVLTTRVDALEREKTEQVKKEKEKTEQVTVLTTRVDALEREKTEQVKKEKEKTEQVTVLTTRVDALEREKTEQVKKEKEKTEQVTVLTTRVDALEREKTEQVKKEEKTEQVTVLTTRVDALEREKTEQVKKEKEKTEQVTGLTTRVTTLEAAASRVAFSAMIKDNNEFKSGEKVIFSEVWTNVGDDYDESTGIFKARIGGLYFFTVTIHTHGGDIELHVYKNEEQMTYMYNPTKGYHGSETNSLVMQLKIGDIVYVKADDYRVKSNTLQSMFSGFLIHRM
- the LOC129181299 gene encoding reticulocyte-binding protein homolog 2b-like isoform X3 → MDDHRRTCDMQRKLKGPHARKKKPQNPVHPGFFLVTPLILIAVATAWPNLSWPWDSAAAAQSTQATDTPEQNLLQQLTTMKQDMDELKTLLKKLVTRVDELDETAAAIVHIENVTRTVETQAATMQNLNTLVEKIDGVAKIAQVEVLTTRVDALEREKTEQVKKEKEKTEQVTVLTTRVDALEREKTEQVKKEKEKTEQVTVLTTRVDALEREKTEQVKKEKEKTEQVTVLTTRVDALEREKTEQVKKEKEKTEQVTVLTTRVDALEREKTEQVKKEEKTEQVTVLTTRVDALEREKTEQVKKEKEKTEQVTVLTTRVDALEKEKTEQVKKEQVTGLTTRVTTLEAAASRVAFSAMIKDNNEFKSGEKVIFSEVWTNVGDDYDESTGIFKARIGGLYFFTVTIHTHGGDIELHVYKNEEQMTYMYNPTKGYHGSETNSLVMQLKIGDIVYVKADDYRVKSNTLQSMFSGFLIHRM
- the LOC129181299 gene encoding reticulocyte-binding protein homolog 2b-like isoform X9, whose product is MDDHRRTCDMQRKLKGPHARKKKPQNPVHPGFFLVTPLILIAVATAWPNLSWPWDSAAAAQSTQATDTPEQNLLQQLTTMKQDMDELKTLLKKLVTRVDELDETAAAIVHIENVTRTVETQAATMQNLNTLVEKIDGVAKIAQVEVLTTRVDALEREKTEQVKKEEKTEQVTVLTTRVDALEREKTEQVKKEKEKTEQVTVLTTRVDALEREKTEQVKKEEKTEQVTVLTTRVDALEREKTEQVKKEKEKTEQVTVLTTRVDALEKEKTEQVKKEQVTGLTTRVTTLEAAASRVAFSAMIKDNNEFKSGEKVIFSEVWTNVGDDYDESTGIFKARIGGLYFFTVTIHTHGGDIELHVYKNEEQMTYMYNPTKGYHGSETNSLVMQLKIGDIVYVKADDYRVKSNTLQSMFSGFLIHRM
- the LOC129181299 gene encoding reticulocyte-binding protein homolog 2a-like isoform X5 encodes the protein MDDHRRTCDMQRKLKGPHARKKKPQNPVHPGFFLVTPLILIAVATAWPNLSWPWDSAAAAQSTQATDTPEQNLLQQLTTMKQDMDELKTLLKKLVTRVDELDETAAAIVHIENVTRTVETQAATMQNLNTLVEKIDGVAKIAQVEVLTTRVDALEREKTEQVKKEEKTEQVTVLTTRVDALEREKTEQVKKEKEKTEQVTVLTTRVDALEREKTEQVKKEKEKTEQVTVLTTRVDALEREKTEQVKKEKEKTEQVTVLTTRVDALEREKTEQVKKEKEKTEQVTVLTTRVDALEREKTEQVKKEEKTEQVTVLTTRVDALEKEKTEQVKKEQVTGLTTRVTTLEAAASRVAFSAMIKDNNEFKSGEKVIFSEVWTNVGDDYDESTGIFKARIGGLYFFTVTIHTHGGDIELHVYKNEEQMTYMYNPTKGYHGSETNSLVMQLKIGDIVYVKADDYRVKSNTLQSMFSGFLIHRM
- the LOC129181299 gene encoding putative uncharacterized protein DDB_G0271982 isoform X6, which codes for MDDHRRTCDMQRKLKGPHARKKKPQNPVHPGFFLVTPLILIAVATAWPNLSWPWDSAAAAQSTQATDTPEQNLLQQLTTMKQDMDELKTLLKKLVTRVDELDETAAAIVHIENVTRTVETQAATMQNLNTLVEKIDGVAKIAQVEVLTTRVDALEREKTEQVKKEEKTEQVTVLTTRVDALEREKTEQVKKEKEKTEQVTVLTTRVDALEREKTEQVKKEKEKTEQVTVLTTRVDALEREKTEQVKKEKEKTEQVTVLTTRVDALEREKTEQVKKEKEKTEQVTVLTTRVDALEREKTEQVKKEEKTEQVTGLTTRVTTLEAAASRVAFSAMIKDNNEFKSGEKVIFSEVWTNVGDDYDESTGIFKARIGGLYFFTVTIHTHGGDIELHVYKNEEQMTYMYNPTKGYHGSETNSLVMQLKIGDIVYVKADDYRVKSNTLQSMFSGFLIHRM
- the LOC129181299 gene encoding putative uncharacterized protein DDB_G0271982 isoform X7 — translated: MDDHRRTCDMQRKLKGPHARKKKPQNPVHPGFFLVTPLILIAVATAWPNLSWPWDSAAAAQSTQATDTPEQNLLQQLTTMKQDMDELKTLLKKLVTRVDELDETAAAIVHIENVTRTVETQAATMQNLNTLVEKIDGVAKIAQVEVLTTRVDALEREKTEQVKKEEKTEQVTVLTTRVDALEREKTEQVKKEKEKTEQVTVLTTRVDALEREKTEQVKKEKEKTEQVTVLTTRVDALEREKTEQVKKEEKTEQVTVLTTRVDALEREKTEQVKKEKEKTEQVTVLTTRVDALEKEKTEQVKKEQVTGLTTRVTTLEAAASRVAFSAMIKDNNEFKSGEKVIFSEVWTNVGDDYDESTGIFKARIGGLYFFTVTIHTHGGDIELHVYKNEEQMTYMYNPTKGYHGSETNSLVMQLKIGDIVYVKADDYRVKSNTLQSMFSGFLIHRM